Genomic segment of Sphingopyxis sp. QXT-31:
CCCCCGGTCTCGGTCAATGCCTCAACGGCTGACGTTGCGACCTCGCACCCAAGCGCACTTGCAGTGTCGCACCTATAAATCGTCCCGACCGCGGGACCGTCGCTGACCACTCTCGCCATGGAGGCCGGAGCTGCAATCTGCCGCAACCCACCTAATGGCAGCTCTTTGCATTCTGATGCCATCAGCAGACTGTCTCCGGTCGGCCACAACGAACGATTTGCCGAAAAAGAACACCCGCCCGATCGAAATCGGACGGGCGTAAGATAAAGAGCTGAGTTTCCTGAAAGGAAGAGCTCTCTTGGGTCGCATGGCGCGCCTAGCTTCGCTGGTAGACCTGATATTGTACCGCGACGCCAAAAAGGGAGCAGCTCTCGCGCCTCAGGGCTTGACCGCAACCGGAAGACGGAATGGTGCGCCAAGCCTGTTGAAGGCGTTCATCGCCGCAATCGCGATCGTCAGGTCCACGAGGTCTTTCGGCTCGAATGCCTCGGCTGCTGCTGAATAGGCCTCGTCGGAAGCGTGGGTCTCGCTGACACGCGTGACTTCCTCCGCCCAGGCCAAAGCCGCGCGATATTGGTCTGGGAACAGATGCGGGACTTCATGCCACACCGGAAGCAGCGCGATCTTGTCGATCGGCATGGTCTTGAGAAGGTCCCGGGTATGCAGATCGATGCAGTGAGCGCATCCGTTGATCTGCGAGACGCGGAGGAAGACGAGGTGAATCAGTTCTTCAGGCAGGGCCGTGCTGGTGGTGACATAATGGTGCACACCGTAGAGCGCCTTCGCTCCAGCGGGAGCCACTTCGGACCAATTCAACCGGTTCATCTGATCTTCCCTTCTTCCTGAGCCAAAATCGGCGTCACCATGCCTGACGAGCGGGATTCTTCCGCTGTGACATCCCGCGCAAAAAATGCCGGTGGACCGAATGCTGTCGAATGGGATCGGAAGAAAGGTCCGAGATTGATCTAGCGCAGTGTACCGATCAGGCCGCGCCAAGAAACGATGGGCCACGGCATTGTCGTACTGCGACGGAATGTCCGCATATCTGGAATTGGAGTTGAAAGCCGCCCGACCCAATCGGCCATTCCAATCGCCAACCGGCAAGCGCCAAAAAAGACGCCCGCGCGGCCGAAACCGTGCGGGCGTCAGATGAAGATCTCGGTTTCCTGAAAGGACGAGGTCTCCTGGGTCGCACGGCGCAGATAATGTCGAGGGCCGGGTAATTATTGTACCGCTGCGCCAAAAGAGCTGCCCTGGCGCGCATTGGACGTCGACCACCGGTTGCTTCAGATAGGAACCGTTCGGTAGGCAATCGGCCGCTCATGCGGTTTGTTCAGCCGGTGTTCGGCTGCGCGCCGCTACGTCCGGTGCCTGATTGAAGGAGACGGGTCATGAAAGAATATATCGCCGCTGCGGTCCTCGCTGCGCTCGCCGTTCCCGCCGGCCCGGCGCTGGCGGATCCGCCGCCCTGGGCGCCGGCGCACGGCAAGCGCGCCAAGGATCGTGGCCTCTATGACGGATATGGGCGCTATTACGAGCCTCGCCGCATTTCGCACAATGATCGCATTTGGCGCAGCAAGGATGGCCGCTACCACTGCCGCCGCGAGAATGGCACGACCGGATTGATCATTGGCGCCGCCGTCGGTGCGCTCGTCGGGCGCGAACTCGATGGCGGGCGTGATCGCACGGTCGGCACGATCATCGGCGCAGCCGGCGGCGGGCTGCTCGGGCGGGCTATCGATCGCGGTGAACTGAAATGCCGCTGATGTAAAAGGACGGCGCGAGAGGGACCAGTCTGCTCGCGCCGTCCCCTTGGACACCGCACGCAGTGGGGGTGCGGGCGGTGACGAAAAATCTATTCGACGGTCTGATCCCGCAGGCGACGTGCCTTCGTCACGCGCAGCCCGGCTATGCCCGCCCGGTCGATAGTGCGGCGCCACGATTCCAGTTCTTCGCCGCTGAGGCGGTATCTTGCACAGGCGTCGGCCAGCCCGATCAGTCCGCCATCGATTGCGGCAAGCAACTCCGCCTTGCGGCGCGCGACCCAATAATCTGCCGTCGGTGATGGCAGATCGTCGATTGTCAACGGTCCGACCGGTCCGGCGACCGACGTCGGCCTTGTCGTGAATTCGAGCACTGCGAACTCTCCAGTCGCTCGGCTGTTGCCTTTGTGTGCCCCCCGCAAACGAGAATGCGGTTTTGAGGTTACCAAATAGTTAAAAGCGGGTTGGCAGCGTCCAGCCGATCGCCTGCACTTGGATGAGGTTTCGAGTCAATTGAACGGCGGAGTCGGAAGAGCAGTGGGCAATTCCTGCCTAGATGGCCGCTATTGCGAGGCGGCGCAAAATGCGGCAGCCTCTATTCGGCAAGAGGGGGAAACAAATGAGAAATGCGAGTATATTGGCGTTGGCGCTCGTGGCAGCACCTGCTCAGGCTCAGACGGTGCCGGATCTGCCGGCGAACCCGGTCAAGGCGATCGACGGCGAGTGGTATGGTGTCGACCACAAGATCAAGCTGTCGGTCGCAAATGGCGTGGTGACGATTGTGGAGAATGAGACTGCTGATCTCCACCTCAAAAAGATCACTGCGCCCGCGGGAACCGTTATCGCTCGCATCACCGGCGTGGAATCCACGGGCCCCAAATCGGCGCGGTTCGTCGGCCAATGTCTCGAATTGATCGACACATCGCGTTCGGACACCATAGCCTGTCCTGGGCACGCTTTCGTGCAGTCGGCAGCCTATGGCGGCAAGCCTGGATTGATGATCAATTTCTGGACCGCCGCTTTCCTTCGCAAGGACAATATTCCCGAATATCAATGGCAATATCGGAAGTGATTGACGAAGGAGCCGGGCCTAATTGCTGCGCCGCAAAACGAAGCCGCTGACGTGGATCCGACCTGATAGTTGTCCGGTTCTCGACGCAGAACAGGCGCGGACCAGCGTGCTCCGATGAAGGGTTTCCGATTTGTGTTTCGCCGGTCGGGATGCGAGAACCGGGCGCGGGCAAGCGAGCCAGCGCAGCGCGAAGATGGGGGTTTGGTGATGAAATTGGATGCGCCGCGGCCGCGCGGGCAAGGGGCTAACCCAATCAGGATTAAGGCGAAGCGCGTTTCGCATTGCCGGGATATCATCGCTGCGTTTCTGCTTGCGGCCGCCGGTCCCTCCGCGGCAATCGGCGCTTCCGTGCCGCCAGCCGGTGACGGCAGCCAGGCCGACAGGGATGCTGCTGTCGCTCGAATTGCAGCGCAAGCGATCGACGCAGGTCACCCCGCCGAAGCGGCGGGCATTCTCGAAACGCTGGTGGCTCCGCGCCATCACATGCTCGCGATTTTGCCCGATTGGCATCGCGATCTGGCGCGCGCTTACGCCGCGCTCGGCCTGATCGACGGCGCCGCAGGACAGTATCGGCTCGCCTTGGCCGTCGCGCCCGACAACGAAGCGGTCTCTCTTGGCGACGAGCTTGCGGCGATCCTTGCCAAGGAAGGGAGCGCAGACATCGTGCCGGACACGCTGGGGCCGAACGGCGCCAAATATTTCGATCTCCATTGGGTGGACCGCGGCAACGGGA
This window contains:
- the sciP gene encoding CtrA inhibitor SciP, which produces MLEFTTRPTSVAGPVGPLTIDDLPSPTADYWVARRKAELLAAIDGGLIGLADACARYRLSGEELESWRRTIDRAGIAGLRVTKARRLRDQTVE
- a CDS encoding carboxymuconolactone decarboxylase family protein, which translates into the protein MNRLNWSEVAPAGAKALYGVHHYVTTSTALPEELIHLVFLRVSQINGCAHCIDLHTRDLLKTMPIDKIALLPVWHEVPHLFPDQYRAALAWAEEVTRVSETHASDEAYSAAAEAFEPKDLVDLTIAIAAMNAFNRLGAPFRLPVAVKP
- a CDS encoding glycine zipper 2TM domain-containing protein — encoded protein: MKEYIAAAVLAALAVPAGPALADPPPWAPAHGKRAKDRGLYDGYGRYYEPRRISHNDRIWRSKDGRYHCRRENGTTGLIIGAAVGALVGRELDGGRDRTVGTIIGAAGGGLLGRAIDRGELKCR